The DNA window GGAATGGGCGTTTCACTTTAAACCACAAATTCATAAATCTAACACAAATTGCTCAGATGGGGAGAAttagatactttttttttttcaaaccaaTGTGTTCTTACTTGTTATATTGAACAATAAAACAGGAGACCCAAAAGGTGCAGTACAGCAAATGGAAGTGGAGACAGCTACTCTAGACAACACCATGCATGTCAACCTTCAGGAGACTGATCGGCCAGAGTTTGGAGCTGAGGCTATGGATTTAAATATGGCTACCGGCTCGTTATGTACAGTTGTCCGTCACTTCAAGATATACATTTGTTTCGATTCCTCTTGCCGTATGTTCTTCCCCTTTCATTTTTGTCCCCCTCTGAACCGGAGTCTTCTAGTCTTCCAAACCCGGCAGGTCTAGGAAAAAGACAGCAATGTTCCGTCACACAAACGTTCTAAATTCTTCTTACACGTGTTCTAAAGTTGGAAAATGAACCATTAACACTCACTCTCATCGTCACTATCTGCTGAATCATCCTGAGAGGAAAAGCAAAGatcagatgttttcttttttcatgggTAAGGAATAAACTATTTAAAATataggggggggggcatcttacATCTCCATCTAGATCTGGTAGGTCGTCTCCACCGCCCATGCTGTTCATCATCTAGACATAAACCAGAGACGTTTCCGTCATCACTCAGGCTAGCGCGACACCATCCGCTCTAATCGTTACAAATGTGCTTACATCTGATAGCTGATCAAACTTCCCCATCTCCTCGTCCGAGTCATCCTCCCAGTCCTTCCAGTTGTTGAAGTCGGTCCCCAGCCAAGTCAGCTGTGGAAAATGGAAACCCGCTCGTCACATCAGGGCCTGGCGAGTTTAATCGCGCCGCCAAGTAAACTTTGTGTCGACCTTGTAACGAGTGTTTGGCTCACCTTAACCTTGTCCTCCGTTAGCCTCGGCCACGCCTTCCCCGGCTGCGCTTTTCTTAAATAGCACAACACCGAGCGATCTGTACGTTTGTGTTTGGATTCCTGGGAAGGAAGAAAACGTAAAcacgtttgtgtttttaaaaacaaatgtgataATTCAATGATTTGTTCATGCGGATGAACTTACATTTTCATCGATTTCATCAAAAAGGTCAATTTCGTTCTCGTGTTTGACATTATCAGTCCCTCTAACACAGCTGTGGACAAAGGAGAAATAAAGTTCAGTTCAAGCAGATTCATACGTGCAGTATTGTGACGCTGCAGAAAAGCAAGCACACCTGAAACCACACTTTTTCTTGCCAAAATTGACTTTAAGGTCTTTGCTGTCCGCTACACAGAACTCTATACATACGAAGTCCCTCGTGTCGTACCACTTGGCTGTTGCTGGTTGCCTGGAAAAGAACAGCAGATATGAGCACCGTAGTAAAGCCCTTTAGTAGAAAGAATGAGGAGACACGCAGAAAGAGCTCAGTAACTTTAGAAAATATAACAAAACCACATAATGTGTTGCTCTCAGGCCCACGGCTTCCATAAATAATACACAGCAACAGGTGGGTATAACGCAGAAAACGGCCAGATCAGGTTGCCCAAGTGCATCCTGTTACAATGAGCGGGTGTGAAGCAAAACAGAGGATCACTTTAATGTTGCAGTGGATTTTCAGTGAGCTTATTATCACGTAGCATTAACAGTTTATAAGCTCCCCGCGCACATCGCAGGCCGCGGGCAGGTGGCTGCTGCCGGTGCCCGGTTGCTCCAAACCCGTCGTAGCCTTCAACAATGGACCCGAGTGTGTCCATGGTTACTACCAAAGTAGCGTAAAGGGGCAGCCAGCACCGCCCATTAACTTTAGGATCCGCATGAGGCACAACAATGGCAGCGTGCATGTGCGTCTGCTGGAACTTCATCGCGTTTGACGTTGTAACAATGAACACCGAAACAGGCGAAACACTATTGTGGAGTTGTGCAAGAGTCTGTGGAAAAAGTGTCGGAATCATCCCCCACCAAATATTCCCGAGCCCCTAATCCTCTTTATTAGATGTCACTATGGTTAAAATCCTCTTACAAATGTTCTCGACCCAATCGGGAGGGTAATTAGAAGCTAACGTACGGCTACGAGTGCTAACTACACAAACTTTCTGATTTGAAAATGGGAAGAGGTCGCTATTCACCGATGGTACCGTGGAGAGATTAACATCGGTCCCGGTGACCTGATAATCCACACTTGTGACACAGACCTCGTGTTAATCTAATGATAGCACACCGGAGCAGCGCTGCTAGCCTAACCGAGCTCACGGTGCCGATGCTAACGCGAGGCTAACCGCACAGCCAGTAATTCATTCCCAATCCTTGAGCTGTCCGTCCTTTCTTCTAACGCAGAGGCTGCGTGCGTGACACCATAACCGCGCACGACATGATGTCGTCTCCAATCCTGTAAATGAGCTGCTAGCTAGCTAGGTGCACTTAGCATTGATCGTAACGAGACTAGGCCGAACTCCCGCCTTTGAAAACGTGTTGTCGCATATAGGCACCGTTACCCTGTCGAGAAGGAGACTCTACCCAAGTTTTAACTCTGCCCGGGAAGTCTTTCACTTACATGTTCGGGCGTGCAGTGGACCTCCTTCCCGCAAATAAACCACTctgggaagaaaataaaagattagTAAGTAGGAAAGCCTGCAAAAACACCCTTACAACCGAGCAGTGCGCACGCCTTTGCCCTGTGGATTCGCCCGAACTGCGTTTGCGTATCCGGGGTCGAGAATAGCAGCAGTGACGCAGCGGAGACGTGACGTTACTGGACGGTTCTAGAGCTTTCAGATCCAGCTGGCGGCGATCTGGAGGAGCCAGTCGATCATCTAGAGTGGATTACGATCAAGTGGATTTAAATGGCCACAGTTTGATTACCGTAAGTAAACGCCACCCGTTATAGAACCATTATTACTGCGTTATAGATCACCAATAGTAGTAATGACTCAACGAGTGTTTTATCAAGTCAGAAGGTAGTTTTTAAACATTATCattgggtgtgttttttttttttttttttaagttttaagcaTATATTTACCCGGAGACGTTTTAATAATCACCTATTTACATTTGGAATATTAAGTACTGAACAATGTCACGTGTTTTATTTAGTTCAACTCGGGATTTATGGCAAGTTATTCAAAGACATCACGTACTTGTAAGAAAACAGTCCTTTCTCCAATGATCAATGGCCACTAAACTACACCCAAGACCCCTATAAGACAACTACAGGATCTCCTAAATCTGATATCACTGCGACTCAGATATCTTGTTGATCTTTTATTCCAGGGTTTGTTCTTCCTGTGACCACTGCTTTGATCTTCTGCCTCTGGAGGAGTTGCTTTCATCTTGGCCTTTCAAGTGACGGCATATTGGACCGTTTGAGTGCtgggagtgcagaattattaggcaaaTGAGTATTTTGACCACATCAT is part of the Takifugu flavidus isolate HTHZ2018 chromosome 8, ASM371156v2, whole genome shotgun sequence genome and encodes:
- the ptges3b gene encoding prostaglandin E synthase 3b, translated to MLISPRYHRQPATAKWYDTRDFVCIEFCVADSKDLKVNFGKKKCGFSCVRGTDNVKHENEIDLFDEIDENESKHKRTDRSVLCYLRKAQPGKAWPRLTEDKVKLTWLGTDFNNWKDWEDDSDEEMGKFDQLSDMMNSMGGGDDLPDLDGDDDSADSDDENLPGLED